In Actinomycetes bacterium, a genomic segment contains:
- a CDS encoding glycosyltransferase family 4 protein, producing MKVGVVCPYDWTVPGGVGAHVRDLAAELRRLGHAVDVLAPAEGPVAEAHFVGLGGSVPVPYNGSVARIAFGPRTVAKVRSALGQGGYDLLHVHEPLSPSVGLLAVLQATGGLRGGGATQLPVVGTFHANLDRSLALRAGTPLLRRTYERLATRIAVSPSARDTWQRYFGGAMTVVPNGVSPEFFGKHEPLPGYRGGDPTVLFVGRLEPRKGLTYLVRAFLRLKPAFPRLRLLVVGRDDKRQQEKAMAMVPPRLRPDLVFVGSVPQEDLPSYYASADLFCAPSLGGESFGIVLVEAMAMGLPVVCSDIGGYRDLLRDNREGLLVPPRDPEALADALGALLDNPARRAALAEAARSSAARYAWPVVAAELAAIYESVRGTRG from the coding sequence GTGAAGGTCGGCGTCGTCTGCCCGTACGACTGGACGGTCCCCGGCGGTGTCGGCGCCCATGTCCGCGACCTGGCCGCCGAGCTGCGCCGGCTCGGCCATGCCGTGGACGTGCTCGCCCCGGCCGAGGGGCCCGTGGCCGAGGCGCACTTCGTCGGCCTGGGCGGGTCGGTGCCGGTGCCCTACAACGGCTCGGTTGCCCGCATCGCCTTCGGGCCGCGCACCGTGGCGAAGGTCCGCAGCGCCCTCGGCCAGGGCGGCTACGACCTGCTCCACGTGCACGAGCCGCTCTCCCCGAGCGTCGGGCTCCTGGCCGTGCTGCAGGCCACCGGCGGGCTGCGCGGTGGCGGGGCGACCCAGCTCCCCGTGGTGGGCACCTTCCACGCCAACCTGGACCGCTCGCTCGCCCTGCGGGCTGGCACCCCGCTGCTGCGCCGCACCTACGAGCGGCTGGCCACGCGCATCGCAGTCAGCCCGTCGGCCAGGGACACCTGGCAGCGGTACTTCGGCGGCGCCATGACGGTGGTGCCGAACGGGGTCTCGCCGGAGTTCTTCGGCAAGCACGAGCCCCTGCCCGGCTACCGGGGCGGCGACCCGACCGTGCTGTTCGTGGGCCGCCTCGAGCCCCGCAAGGGCCTGACCTACCTGGTCCGGGCGTTCCTGCGGCTGAAGCCGGCCTTCCCGCGCCTGCGCCTGCTCGTGGTCGGCCGCGACGACAAGCGCCAGCAGGAGAAGGCGATGGCGATGGTGCCGCCCCGGCTCCGGCCCGACCTGGTCTTCGTCGGGTCGGTGCCGCAGGAGGACCTGCCCAGCTACTACGCGTCGGCCGACCTGTTCTGCGCCCCGTCGCTCGGGGGGGAGTCGTTCGGCATCGTGCTCGTCGAGGCGATGGCCATGGGCCTGCCGGTGGTCTGCTCCGACATCGGCGGCTACCGCGACCTGCTCCGCGACAACCGCGAGGGCCTGCTCGTGCCCCCCCGCGACCCGGAGGCGCTGGCCGACGCGCTCGGGGCGCTGCTCGACAACCCGGCCCGGCGGGCCGCGCTCGCCGAGGCCGCCCGCTCCTCCGCCGCCCGCTACGCCTGGCCGGTCGTCGCCGCCGAACTGGCCGCCATCTACGAATCCGTCCGGGGAACCCGAGGGTAG